Proteins found in one bacterium genomic segment:
- a CDS encoding tetratricopeptide repeat protein produces MKKIIFLTLFIGICCMFFVGKIFAYWEWTSETNKWTNPKYYVAETSLEQWTLAMDVYKTGDYENALREFQKILENFPTSQEASESQFMIGDCQEKLGLPYEACQSYQKVIDKFPSTNKLKEIIEKQKKIADYFYNKKSENMSITEKAKGIFAISSWEKAANIYQMAIKNYPYYEKVDEMQFRIADCYMKLGKYETARAEFGKLSIQYPDSAWIEEAEYLKAICWLKESIKFPNSEQIFENAIKNLEDFVNRYPESEFSNAAKAELKKLNDRKIERIYEIARFYEKNDEPNAAKIYYLQIIEKSPDSIWAKYSKSRLDNILKNENKN; encoded by the coding sequence ATGAAAAAAATAATTTTTCTAACGTTATTCATCGGCATTTGCTGTATGTTTTTTGTCGGTAAAATTTTTGCTTATTGGGAATGGACGTCAGAGACCAATAAATGGACAAACCCAAAATATTACGTTGCCGAGACTTCTTTAGAACAATGGACATTAGCAATGGATGTTTACAAAACGGGCGACTATGAAAACGCATTAAGAGAATTTCAGAAAATACTGGAAAACTTCCCTACAAGTCAAGAAGCATCTGAATCACAATTCATGATTGGGGACTGTCAGGAAAAACTAGGGCTTCCATATGAAGCCTGCCAAAGTTACCAAAAAGTAATTGATAAATTTCCTTCTACGAACAAACTAAAAGAAATTATAGAAAAACAGAAAAAAATTGCCGATTACTTTTACAACAAAAAATCAGAGAATATGTCTATAACAGAAAAAGCCAAAGGAATTTTTGCTATCAGCAGTTGGGAAAAAGCCGCAAATATTTACCAAATGGCTATTAAAAATTATCCTTATTATGAAAAAGTCGATGAAATGCAGTTTAGAATAGCCGACTGTTATATGAAACTTGGCAAATACGAAACAGCCAGAGCTGAATTTGGAAAACTTTCCATACAATATCCCGATTCTGCATGGATTGAAGAAGCCGAATATCTAAAAGCCATATGTTGGTTAAAAGAATCTATAAAATTCCCCAACAGTGAACAAATTTTTGAAAATGCAATAAAAAATCTTGAAGATTTTGTCAACAGATATCCTGAAAGCGAATTTTCCAATGCCGCAAAAGCCGAACTAAAAAAGCTAAACGACCGAAAAATCGAAAGAATTTATGAGATTGCGAGGTTTTATGAAAAAAACGACGAGCCAAACGCGGCAAAAATATATTACCTGCAAATTATAGAAAAATCCCCTGATTCAATCTGGGCAAAATATTCCAAGTCCCGTCTAGACAATATTCTCAAGAATGAAAACAAAAATTAG
- a CDS encoding LptE family protein: protein MKTKIRFTTCYVFVVFFAIVALFSTGCGYKPFSPIREDLKTIYVPTFKNSTYYPGISAIVTDAMREEIILDSTFKLTNEENAQASLIGEVKDFKRSPLIYDEEDNVIGGSLTIEISVRFESIPQKEILWKGDFKESESVNYFLAGSLAKTEDEVTKWVAEKTARSIIERITEPW, encoded by the coding sequence ATGAAAACAAAAATTAGATTCACAACTTGCTATGTTTTTGTTGTTTTTTTTGCCATAGTCGCATTATTTTCAACCGGATGCGGATATAAACCTTTTTCCCCAATAAGAGAAGACCTGAAAACTATCTATGTACCAACATTTAAAAACTCAACTTATTATCCCGGTATTTCTGCCATCGTAACCGACGCAATGAGGGAAGAAATTATCCTTGACAGCACTTTTAAACTTACTAATGAAGAAAATGCTCAAGCCAGCTTAATTGGCGAGGTGAAAGATTTCAAAAGATCTCCATTGATTTATGACGAAGAGGATAACGTCATAGGAGGAAGTTTAACTATAGAAATCAGTGTCCGCTTTGAGTCTATACCCCAAAAAGAAATATTATGGAAAGGGGATTTCAAAGAAAGCGAATCGGTTAACTATTTTCTCGCCGGTAGTCTGGCAAAAACGGAAGATGAGGTAACTAAATGGGTAGCGGAAAAAACGGCTCGCAGCATAATCGAAAGAATTACAGAGCCATGGTGA